The Mycolicibacterium hassiacum DSM 44199 genome includes a window with the following:
- the ssb gene encoding single-stranded DNA-binding protein has translation MFETGITIVGNVVTDPIHRRVGDQEVVRFRVASNSRRRTAEGTWEPGNSLFVTVNCWGRVVPGACTGLVKGDPVIVVGHVYTSEYEDRDGNRRSSVEVRATSVGPDLARCVARIDRGRQSDQQATDTADDPDRGVGGDADDDADVDTAGESSGDAALTLTA, from the coding sequence ATGTTCGAAACAGGCATCACCATCGTGGGCAACGTCGTCACGGATCCGATCCACCGCCGCGTGGGGGATCAGGAGGTGGTCAGGTTCCGCGTCGCCAGCAACTCGCGCCGCCGGACCGCCGAGGGAACATGGGAGCCCGGGAACTCGTTGTTCGTGACGGTGAACTGCTGGGGGCGGGTGGTGCCCGGCGCCTGCACGGGTCTGGTCAAGGGTGATCCGGTGATCGTCGTCGGACACGTCTACACCAGCGAGTACGAGGACCGGGACGGCAATCGTCGCTCGTCGGTCGAGGTGCGCGCCACCTCCGTCGGACCCGACCTGGCCCGATGCGTGGCCCGGATCGACCGGGGCCGCCAGTCCGATCAGCAGGCCACCGACACCGCCGACGACCCCGACCGGGGCGTCGGCGGCGATGCAGACGATGATGCTGACGTGGACACGGCAGGGGAGAGCAGCGGCGACGCGGCGCTGACCCTGACGGCGTAG
- a CDS encoding cytochrome c oxidase assembly protein — protein MTTVAARVRRSTAWPVLVGAAVLAGAVATGLSALSLADALTATGLPDPGPVTSYGLPFLRAAGEIAAVIAVGSFLLAAFFVPPQESGVLDVDGYRALRTGTVATGAWAVCAALLVPLTLSDVSGQPVNRLLDPVRVWQLTGLVATANAWLWTAILAALLTLAAIPVLRWGFTPFLLGGALVTLLPLVLTGHSATGGSHDLATNALFIHLMAGALWAGGLLALLAHVLRGGGYTELAARRFSAVALWCFVAMAFSGVINALVRVRPADLLGTDYGRLLLAKVAALVALGVLGWLQRRRGIAAIRTDPTARAPQLWFTFAEAVVFALTFGVAVALGRTPPPPPLVLNPSIAMVEIGYDLDGPPTVARVLFDWRFDLIFGTAAIVFAAVYVAGVIRLHRRGDAWPVGRTVAWLLGCATLLIATSSGIGRYMPAMFSMHMIGHMLLSMLAPVLLVLGAPVTLALRALPVAGRDNPPGPREWLLAALHSPVSRFYTNPFVATILFIAGFYGLYFGGLFDAGVDEHGAHVAMNVHFLFSGYLFYWVVIGVDPTPRPIPPLAKIGMVFASLPFHAFFGVVVMGMDTLLGGQFYRSLQLPWHTDLAGDQHLGGAIAWSAGELPLLIVMIALLIQWRRSDERTARRLDRAAERDEEAELAAYNAMLAELARRDNQAR, from the coding sequence ATGACGACCGTCGCGGCCAGGGTGCGGCGCAGCACCGCATGGCCGGTGCTCGTCGGCGCCGCCGTACTGGCCGGAGCCGTCGCCACCGGGCTGAGCGCCCTGTCGCTGGCCGACGCGCTCACCGCGACCGGGCTGCCCGATCCGGGGCCGGTGACCAGCTACGGGCTCCCGTTCCTGCGGGCCGCGGGGGAGATCGCCGCCGTGATCGCGGTCGGTTCGTTCCTGCTGGCGGCCTTCTTCGTGCCGCCGCAGGAGAGCGGCGTGCTCGACGTCGACGGCTACCGCGCGCTGCGGACCGGCACCGTCGCCACCGGGGCGTGGGCGGTGTGCGCGGCGCTGCTCGTGCCGCTGACGTTGTCGGATGTCAGCGGGCAGCCGGTGAATCGGCTGCTCGACCCGGTCCGGGTGTGGCAGCTCACCGGTCTGGTGGCGACCGCGAACGCCTGGCTGTGGACCGCGATTCTGGCCGCGCTGCTGACGCTGGCCGCCATCCCGGTGCTGCGCTGGGGGTTCACGCCGTTCCTGCTCGGCGGTGCCCTGGTGACGTTGCTGCCGCTGGTGCTGACCGGCCACTCGGCCACCGGCGGATCCCACGACCTGGCCACCAACGCGCTATTCATCCACCTGATGGCCGGGGCGCTGTGGGCCGGTGGACTGCTCGCCCTGCTGGCGCACGTGCTGCGCGGCGGCGGGTACACCGAGCTGGCCGCCCGGCGCTTCTCCGCGGTGGCTTTGTGGTGCTTTGTCGCGATGGCGTTCAGCGGGGTCATCAACGCGCTGGTGCGGGTCCGGCCCGCCGACCTGCTGGGCACCGACTACGGGCGGCTGCTGTTGGCGAAGGTTGCCGCGCTGGTGGCGCTCGGGGTGCTGGGATGGCTGCAGCGGCGCCGCGGCATCGCCGCCATCCGCACCGACCCGACAGCCCGGGCGCCGCAGCTGTGGTTCACCTTCGCCGAGGCGGTGGTGTTCGCGCTGACCTTCGGGGTCGCCGTCGCGCTCGGCCGCACCCCGCCGCCCCCGCCGCTGGTGCTCAACCCGTCCATCGCCATGGTGGAGATCGGCTACGACCTCGACGGGCCGCCGACGGTGGCGCGGGTGCTCTTCGACTGGCGGTTCGACCTGATCTTCGGCACCGCGGCGATCGTGTTCGCGGCGGTCTATGTGGCCGGGGTGATCCGGCTGCACCGGCGCGGCGACGCCTGGCCGGTCGGGCGGACCGTGGCCTGGCTGCTCGGCTGTGCCACGCTGCTGATCGCGACGTCCTCGGGCATCGGTCGGTACATGCCGGCCATGTTCAGCATGCACATGATCGGCCACATGCTGTTGTCGATGCTGGCGCCGGTGCTGCTGGTGCTCGGCGCCCCGGTCACGCTGGCGCTGCGGGCACTGCCGGTGGCCGGACGCGACAACCCGCCGGGCCCGCGCGAGTGGCTGCTGGCGGCGCTGCACTCACCGGTGTCGCGGTTCTACACCAACCCGTTCGTCGCGACGATCCTGTTCATCGCCGGGTTCTACGGGCTGTACTTCGGCGGGTTGTTCGACGCCGGGGTCGACGAGCACGGGGCGCACGTGGCGATGAACGTCCACTTCCTGTTCTCCGGCTACCTCTTCTACTGGGTGGTGATCGGGGTCGATCCGACACCCCGGCCGATCCCGCCGCTGGCCAAGATCGGCATGGTGTTCGCGTCGCTGCCGTTCCACGCCTTCTTCGGGGTGGTGGTGATGGGCATGGACACCCTGCTCGGCGGGCAGTTCTACCGGTCGCTGCAGCTGCCCTGGCACACCGATCTGGCCGGGGATCAGCACCTCGGCGGTGCGATCGCGTGGTCGGCCGGAGAACTGCCCCTGTTGATCGTGATGATCGCGCTGCTGATCCAGTGGCGGCGCAGCGACGAGCGAACCGCCCGCCGCCTGGACCGGGCCGCCGAACGCGACGAGGAGGCCGAACTCGCCGCCTACAACGCGATGCTGGCCGAGCTGGCCCGCCGCGACAACCAGGCCCGCTGA
- the ettA gene encoding energy-dependent translational throttle protein EttA — MAEFIYTMRKVRKAHGDKVILDDVSLNFLPGAKIGVVGPNGAGKSSVLRIMAGLDQPNNGDAFLAPGATVGILLQEPPLNEEKTVRGNVEEGLGDIKVKLDRFNEIAEKLATDYSDELMEEMGKLQEELDHADAWDIDSQLEQAMDALRCPPPDEPVTHLSGGERRRVALCKLLLSKPDLLLLDEPTNHLDAESVLWLEQHLAEYKGTVLAVTHDRYFLDNVAEWILELDRGRAYPYEGNYSTYLEKKAERLEVQGRKDAKLQKRLKSELEWVRSGAKARQAKSKARLQRYEEMAAEAEKSRKLDFEEIQIPTPPRLGNVVVEVEHLDKGYNGRLLIKDLSFTLPRNGIVGVIGPNGVGKTTLFKTIVGLEKPDSGTVRIGDTVKLSYVDQNRAGIDPNKTVWEVVSDGLDYIEVGQNEIPSRAYVSAFGFKGPDQQKPAGVLSGGERNRLNLALTLKEGGNLILLDEPTNDLDVETLGSLENALEKFPGCAVVISHDRWFLDRVCTHILAWEGDEDNPAKWFWFEGNFAAYEENKVARLGPEAARPHRVTHRRLTRD; from the coding sequence ATGGCCGAGTTCATCTACACGATGCGGAAGGTCCGCAAGGCGCACGGCGACAAGGTGATCCTTGACGACGTCAGCCTGAACTTCCTTCCGGGCGCAAAGATCGGGGTGGTCGGCCCCAACGGCGCCGGCAAGTCGAGCGTCTTGCGCATCATGGCCGGTCTGGATCAGCCGAACAACGGCGACGCCTTCCTCGCGCCGGGTGCCACGGTCGGAATCCTGCTGCAGGAGCCGCCGCTGAACGAGGAGAAGACCGTCCGCGGCAACGTCGAGGAGGGGCTGGGCGACATCAAGGTCAAACTCGACCGGTTCAACGAGATCGCCGAGAAGCTCGCCACCGACTACTCCGACGAGCTCATGGAGGAGATGGGCAAGCTCCAGGAGGAGCTCGACCACGCCGACGCGTGGGACATCGACTCCCAGCTCGAGCAGGCGATGGACGCGCTGCGCTGCCCGCCCCCGGACGAGCCGGTCACCCACCTGTCCGGTGGTGAGCGCCGCCGGGTGGCGCTGTGCAAGCTGCTGCTGTCCAAGCCCGACCTGCTGCTGCTCGACGAGCCCACCAACCACCTCGACGCCGAGAGCGTGCTGTGGCTCGAACAGCACCTGGCCGAGTACAAGGGCACCGTGCTGGCGGTCACCCACGACCGGTACTTCCTCGACAACGTGGCCGAGTGGATCCTCGAGCTCGACCGCGGTCGCGCCTACCCCTATGAGGGCAACTACTCGACCTACCTCGAGAAGAAGGCCGAGCGCCTGGAGGTGCAGGGCCGCAAGGACGCCAAGCTGCAGAAGCGCCTGAAGTCCGAACTGGAGTGGGTCCGCTCCGGCGCCAAGGCCCGCCAGGCCAAGAGCAAGGCCCGTCTGCAGCGCTACGAGGAGATGGCCGCCGAGGCCGAGAAGAGCCGCAAGCTCGATTTCGAGGAGATCCAGATCCCGACCCCGCCGCGGCTGGGCAATGTCGTCGTCGAGGTCGAACACCTCGACAAGGGCTACAACGGGCGGCTGCTGATCAAGGATCTGTCGTTCACGTTGCCGCGCAACGGCATCGTCGGCGTCATCGGCCCCAACGGCGTCGGGAAGACCACGCTGTTCAAGACCATCGTCGGCCTGGAGAAGCCGGACAGCGGCACCGTGCGCATCGGCGACACGGTCAAGCTCAGCTACGTCGACCAGAACCGCGCCGGCATCGACCCGAACAAGACGGTGTGGGAGGTGGTCTCCGACGGGCTCGACTACATCGAGGTCGGCCAGAACGAGATCCCGTCGCGCGCCTACGTGTCGGCGTTCGGTTTCAAGGGGCCCGACCAGCAGAAGCCGGCCGGGGTGCTCTCCGGCGGCGAACGCAACCGGCTCAACCTGGCGCTCACCCTCAAAGAGGGCGGCAACCTGATCCTGCTCGACGAGCCCACCAACGACCTGGACGTCGAGACCCTCGGCTCGCTGGAGAACGCGCTGGAGAAGTTCCCCGGCTGCGCGGTGGTGATCTCCCACGACCGCTGGTTCCTGGACCGGGTGTGCACGCACATCCTGGCCTGGGAGGGCGATGAGGACAATCCGGCGAAGTGGTTCTGGTTCGAGGGCAACTTCGCCGCCTACGAGGAGAACAAGGTCGCCCGGCTCGGCCCGGAGGCGGCGCGTCCGCATCGGGTCACCCACCGTCGGCTCACCCGCGACTAG
- a CDS encoding NAD-glutamate dehydrogenase has translation MTVDPGAASGPAEAGSPAEPGLPEFIDVRSLAQAYLQTYRGPQDAPTGDGVVTQPVELGVGPTVTPALLAAHRRLGGQRSVGQTRVAIYDAADPSGVGAALQIVTDHTPLVVDSVTVLLHRFGVAYTAIMSPVLRARRDQTGRLLEAHPVADAGPEGLDESWIHVTLAPGTDTHAVEQVAELLPGVLADARQVALDTEALVATMRQLAHDIHTDSTDRFAGNTHADVAALLSWLADGHFVLLGYQRCTVADGRASVDPASRLGALRLRRDVLPPLTRPGELLTLAQATVPSYFRYGAYPYLVVVREQAGSTPIEHRFLGLFTVAATNANVLDIPLISRRVREALELSAQHPGHPGQLLLDIIQTVPRAELFARSPAQLLEMARAVVDLGTRRRALLFMRADSLAHFVSCLVYLPRDRYTTAVRLQMQDILVRELGGASIDYTARVSESPWAVVYFIVRMPDGTRVEDIDTSADNTARIQQLLTEAARTWADRMIGAVKTGAIDLDRARHYSSAFPESYKQVVSPEAALEDIAIIEELQENSIRPRLADTSTDGTTYLTLYLGGRSASLSDLLPILQSMGVVVLEERPFTVVRPDGLPVWIYQFKISPRPSIPQPQPGPERDATAARFADAVTAIWHGHAEIDRFNELVLRAGLTWQQVALLRAYTKYLKQAGFPYSQAHIETVINDHAGTARSLVELFEALFDPVSDRGDKTTRRDAAAAAAAVAADIDALVSLDTDRVLRAFASLIQATLRTNYFVRRPGSARERNVLSFKLNPELIDELPLPRPKFEIFVYSPRVEGVHLRFGHVARGGLRWSDRREDYRTEILGLVKAQAVKNAVIVPVGAKGGFVVKQPPTPTGDPTADREAQRAEGVACYQLFISGLLDVTDNVDKATGAVVPPPDVVRRDGDDAYLVVAADKGTATFSDIANEVAKSYGFWLGDAFASGGSVGYDHKAMGITARGAWEAVKRHFRELGVDVQSEDFTVVGIGDMSGDVFGNAMLLSKHIRLIAAFDHRHIFIDPNPDAARSWAERKRLFELPRSSWDDYDRSLISEGGGVYSREQKAIPITPQARAALGIDTDDDELTPPALIKAILRAPVDLLFNGGIGTYVKAETESDADVGDRANDAVRVTGNQVRAKVIGEGGNLGVTPLGRVEYNLNGGRINTDALDNSAGVDCSDHEVNIKILIDSLVTAGKISAEERGDLLSSMTDEVARLVLQDNRNQNDVLGVSRTNAAGLLPVHDRMIRELVRDHGLNRELEALPSEREIRRRAELGIGLTSPELATLMAHVKLALKHEILASDLPDQEAFASRLPGYFPEKLRVEFGREIRAHQLRREIVTTMLVNNLVDTAGISYAYRVTEDVGVGPLDAVRAFVATNAIFGIDELWQQIRAAADAGVSVAVTDQMTLDLHRLIDRASRWLLNFRPQPLAVGAEVNRFAAKVATLTPRMAEWLRGDDKDIVTRRASDLRVHGVPENLAYLVATCLYRYSLLDVIDIADILDREPDEVADTYFALMNYLNIDGLLTAVSRLQRQDRWHALARLAMRDDIYGSLRALCFDVLAVGEPDETGEEKIAEWEATNSSRVARARRTLAEIFESGELDLATLSVAARQIRSMTRTSGTGSSW, from the coding sequence ATGACCGTGGATCCCGGCGCCGCCAGCGGACCGGCCGAGGCCGGCAGCCCCGCCGAACCGGGACTGCCGGAATTCATCGACGTCAGGTCGTTGGCGCAGGCATATCTGCAGACCTACCGCGGCCCACAGGACGCGCCCACCGGTGACGGTGTGGTGACCCAGCCGGTCGAGTTGGGCGTGGGTCCGACGGTCACCCCGGCGCTGCTGGCCGCGCACCGTCGCCTCGGCGGGCAGCGGTCGGTGGGGCAGACCCGGGTGGCGATCTACGACGCCGCCGACCCCAGCGGGGTCGGGGCCGCGTTGCAGATCGTCACCGACCACACCCCGCTGGTCGTGGACTCGGTCACGGTGCTGCTGCACCGGTTCGGCGTCGCCTACACGGCGATCATGAGCCCGGTGCTGCGGGCGCGCCGGGACCAGACCGGCCGTCTGCTCGAGGCGCACCCGGTCGCCGACGCCGGACCGGAGGGCCTCGACGAGTCGTGGATCCACGTCACGCTCGCCCCCGGCACCGACACCCACGCCGTCGAGCAGGTCGCCGAACTGCTGCCCGGCGTGCTGGCCGACGCCCGCCAGGTGGCGCTCGACACCGAGGCGCTGGTGGCGACCATGCGCCAACTTGCCCACGACATCCACACCGACAGCACCGACCGGTTCGCCGGCAACACCCACGCCGACGTCGCCGCGCTGCTGAGCTGGCTGGCCGACGGGCACTTCGTGCTGCTCGGCTATCAGCGCTGTACGGTGGCCGACGGCCGGGCCTCGGTCGATCCGGCGAGCCGACTCGGCGCGCTGCGGCTGCGCCGCGACGTGCTGCCGCCCCTGACCCGCCCCGGTGAACTACTCACCCTGGCTCAGGCCACCGTCCCGAGCTACTTCCGCTACGGGGCATACCCCTACCTGGTGGTGGTCCGTGAGCAGGCCGGCTCCACCCCGATCGAACACCGCTTCCTCGGCCTGTTCACCGTCGCCGCCACCAACGCCAACGTTCTCGACATCCCGCTGATCTCGCGCCGTGTGCGGGAGGCGCTGGAACTGTCGGCGCAGCACCCCGGTCATCCGGGGCAGCTGCTGCTCGACATCATCCAAACCGTCCCGCGCGCCGAACTGTTCGCGCGCTCACCGGCGCAGCTGCTGGAGATGGCCAGAGCGGTCGTGGACCTCGGTACGCGGCGCCGGGCTCTGCTGTTCATGCGGGCGGATTCGCTGGCCCACTTCGTGTCGTGCCTGGTGTATCTGCCCCGCGACCGCTACACCACCGCGGTGCGGCTGCAGATGCAGGACATCCTGGTGCGCGAACTGGGCGGGGCGAGCATCGACTACACCGCCCGGGTGAGCGAATCACCTTGGGCAGTAGTGTATTTCATCGTCCGGATGCCCGACGGCACGCGGGTGGAGGATATCGACACCTCGGCCGACAACACCGCGCGGATCCAGCAGCTGCTCACCGAGGCCGCCCGGACCTGGGCCGACCGGATGATCGGCGCGGTCAAGACCGGCGCGATCGACCTGGACCGCGCCCGGCACTACTCGAGCGCCTTCCCGGAGTCCTACAAGCAGGTCGTCAGCCCCGAGGCGGCCCTCGAAGACATCGCGATCATCGAAGAGCTGCAAGAGAATTCGATCCGTCCCCGGCTGGCCGACACCAGCACCGACGGCACCACCTATCTGACCCTCTACCTCGGCGGGCGGTCGGCGTCGCTGAGCGATCTGCTGCCGATCCTGCAGTCCATGGGCGTGGTGGTCCTCGAGGAGCGGCCGTTCACCGTCGTCCGCCCGGACGGGCTGCCGGTGTGGATCTACCAGTTCAAGATCTCCCCGCGGCCGTCGATTCCGCAGCCGCAGCCGGGTCCGGAACGTGACGCCACCGCGGCGCGGTTCGCCGACGCGGTCACCGCGATCTGGCACGGCCACGCCGAGATCGACCGGTTCAACGAACTGGTGCTGCGCGCCGGGCTGACCTGGCAGCAGGTCGCGCTGCTGCGCGCCTACACCAAGTACCTCAAACAGGCGGGCTTCCCCTACAGCCAGGCGCACATCGAGACGGTCATCAACGACCACGCCGGTACCGCCCGCTCACTGGTCGAGCTGTTCGAGGCCCTGTTCGACCCGGTGTCGGACCGTGGCGACAAGACCACCCGCCGGGACGCCGCGGCCGCGGCCGCGGCCGTCGCCGCCGACATCGACGCGCTGGTCAGCCTGGACACCGACCGGGTGCTGCGGGCCTTCGCGTCGCTGATCCAGGCCACCCTGCGCACCAACTACTTCGTCCGCCGCCCCGGGTCGGCCCGGGAGCGAAACGTTCTGTCGTTCAAGCTCAATCCGGAGTTGATCGACGAACTGCCCCTGCCGCGGCCGAAGTTCGAGATCTTCGTGTACTCGCCGCGGGTCGAGGGGGTGCACCTGCGGTTCGGCCACGTCGCCCGCGGCGGGCTGCGCTGGTCGGACCGCCGCGAGGACTACCGCACCGAGATCCTGGGCCTGGTCAAGGCGCAGGCCGTCAAGAACGCGGTGATCGTGCCCGTCGGCGCCAAGGGCGGGTTCGTCGTCAAACAACCCCCGACGCCCACCGGCGACCCGACCGCCGACCGGGAGGCGCAGCGCGCCGAGGGCGTGGCCTGCTACCAGCTGTTCATCTCCGGACTGCTCGACGTCACCGACAACGTGGACAAGGCCACCGGCGCGGTGGTGCCCCCACCCGATGTGGTGCGCCGCGACGGCGACGACGCCTACCTGGTGGTCGCCGCCGACAAGGGCACCGCGACGTTCTCCGACATCGCCAACGAGGTCGCCAAGTCCTACGGGTTCTGGCTCGGCGACGCGTTCGCCTCCGGTGGTTCGGTCGGCTACGACCACAAGGCGATGGGCATCACCGCCCGCGGCGCCTGGGAGGCCGTCAAACGGCACTTCCGCGAACTCGGTGTCGACGTGCAGTCCGAGGACTTCACCGTCGTCGGCATCGGCGACATGAGCGGCGACGTGTTCGGCAACGCGATGCTGCTGTCCAAGCACATTCGCCTGATCGCCGCCTTCGACCACCGCCACATCTTCATCGACCCCAACCCCGACGCCGCCCGCTCCTGGGCGGAGCGCAAACGGCTGTTCGAGCTGCCACGGTCGAGCTGGGACGACTACGACCGGTCGCTGATCAGCGAAGGCGGCGGGGTGTACAGCCGCGAGCAGAAGGCCATCCCGATCACCCCGCAGGCCCGTGCCGCGCTGGGCATCGACACCGACGACGACGAACTGACCCCGCCCGCGCTGATCAAAGCGATCCTGCGCGCCCCGGTGGATCTGCTGTTCAACGGCGGTATCGGCACCTACGTCAAAGCCGAGACCGAATCCGATGCCGATGTCGGTGACCGCGCCAACGACGCGGTGCGGGTCACCGGAAACCAGGTGCGCGCCAAGGTGATCGGTGAAGGCGGCAACCTCGGGGTGACGCCGCTGGGCCGGGTCGAGTACAACCTCAACGGCGGGCGGATCAACACCGACGCGTTGGACAACTCCGCCGGGGTGGACTGCTCGGACCACGAGGTCAACATCAAGATCCTGATCGACTCGCTGGTCACCGCCGGCAAGATCAGCGCCGAGGAACGCGGCGACCTGCTGTCGTCGATGACCGACGAGGTCGCCCGGCTGGTGTTGCAGGACAACCGCAACCAGAACGACGTGCTCGGCGTCAGCCGGACCAACGCGGCCGGCCTGCTGCCGGTGCACGACCGGATGATCCGCGAGCTGGTCCGCGACCACGGTCTGAACCGCGAACTCGAGGCGCTGCCTTCCGAGCGCGAGATCCGCCGTCGCGCCGAACTCGGAATCGGTTTGACCTCACCGGAACTCGCGACCCTGATGGCACACGTCAAGTTGGCTCTCAAACACGAGATCCTGGCCAGCGACCTGCCCGACCAGGAGGCGTTCGCGTCCCGGCTGCCGGGGTACTTCCCGGAGAAGCTGCGCGTCGAGTTCGGCCGCGAGATCCGCGCGCATCAGCTGCGCCGCGAGATCGTGACCACCATGCTGGTCAACAACCTCGTCGACACGGCCGGCATCAGCTACGCCTACCGCGTCACCGAGGACGTCGGCGTGGGGCCGCTCGACGCGGTCCGCGCCTTCGTGGCCACCAACGCCATCTTCGGTATCGACGAGTTGTGGCAGCAGATCCGGGCCGCCGCCGACGCCGGCGTGTCGGTGGCTGTCACCGACCAGATGACGCTGGACCTGCATCGGCTGATCGACCGGGCCAGCCGCTGGCTGCTGAACTTCCGGCCGCAGCCGCTGGCGGTCGGCGCCGAGGTCAACCGGTTCGCCGCGAAGGTCGCCACGCTGACCCCGCGGATGGCCGAATGGCTGCGCGGCGACGACAAGGACATCGTCACCCGCCGCGCGAGCGACCTGCGCGTGCACGGGGTCCCGGAGAACCTGGCGTACCTGGTGGCCACCTGCCTGTACCGGTACAGCCTGC
- a CDS encoding glycerol-3-phosphate 1-O-acyltransferase — protein sequence MKVSADEFAPFTATGDALVLASVSSAAEQELLDDWLVRQRQEHPEARIAVLRLPHEDPPPGVLAQLVAELEADEDRTVVPVRVFWVPAGLPTRFKVVALLSGRDTYRPPELLQRRILRRDPSRARVVAGEPAKVSELRQQWADTTAAENPREFARFVIRRAVLAIERVELRLLGPEYKSPRLIKPEIMASARFREGLEQIPGATLDKAGEMLDELSTGWSRFSVDLIPTMGRAIFSRGFDPNIDYDRDEVEVMRRNLENHPAVLLFSHRSYLDGLIIPVAMQENRLPPVHTFAGINLAFGPMGPVMRRSGVIFLRRKIDDPLYRYVLRQFVGYIVEKRFNLSWSIEGTRSRTGKMLPPKLGLLTYVADAYLDGRSEDILLQPVSISFDRLHETTEYAAYARGGEKTPESLSWMYKFIKAQGERNYGKIYVRFPEAVSMRDYLGPPHGPLATDEAAKRLALQKMAFEVCWRILRATPVNATALVSALLLTARGLALTLDQIHHSLQPSLDYLEQKQIPMTNSALRLRTREGVRAALDALSDGHPVTCVEGGREPVWRIAPEDEHEASFYRNTLIDAFLETSLVELALVHAGRAESDQVAAFWTQVMRLRDLLKFDFYFADSAAFREHVAEELSWTDDWEAGVTGGEQQVDALLLKKSPLLAGAMLRPFFEAYAIVAEVLLDAPVDLDDKELTRRALGLGNQYFAQGRIRSNDAVSALLFATARQVAADQNLFTPAPDLRQRRRAFRDELRGILRDMERVEQISLQQFLDRERRLRRSGEAD from the coding sequence ATGAAGGTCTCGGCCGACGAGTTCGCTCCGTTCACCGCGACCGGGGATGCGCTGGTGCTGGCGTCGGTGTCGTCGGCAGCCGAACAGGAACTGCTCGACGACTGGCTGGTGCGCCAGCGCCAGGAACACCCCGAAGCGCGAATCGCGGTGCTGCGTCTGCCGCACGAGGATCCGCCCCCCGGGGTGCTGGCCCAGTTGGTCGCCGAACTGGAGGCCGACGAGGACCGCACCGTGGTCCCGGTGCGGGTGTTCTGGGTGCCCGCCGGGCTGCCGACCCGGTTCAAGGTGGTCGCCCTGCTGTCCGGCCGGGACACCTACCGGCCGCCCGAGTTGCTGCAGCGCCGCATCCTGCGCCGGGATCCGTCGCGGGCCCGGGTGGTCGCCGGTGAACCGGCCAAGGTCTCCGAACTGCGCCAGCAGTGGGCCGACACCACCGCCGCCGAGAACCCGCGCGAGTTCGCGCGATTCGTGATCCGCCGCGCCGTGCTGGCGATCGAACGGGTGGAACTGCGGCTGCTCGGCCCGGAGTACAAATCGCCGCGCCTGATCAAACCCGAGATCATGGCGTCGGCCCGGTTCCGCGAAGGGCTGGAGCAGATTCCCGGCGCGACCCTGGACAAGGCGGGGGAGATGCTCGACGAGCTGTCCACCGGCTGGAGCCGGTTCTCGGTCGATCTGATCCCCACCATGGGTCGGGCCATCTTCAGCCGCGGCTTCGACCCGAACATCGACTACGACCGCGACGAGGTCGAGGTGATGCGGCGCAACCTCGAGAACCACCCCGCGGTGCTGCTGTTCTCCCACCGGTCCTATCTCGACGGGCTGATCATTCCGGTGGCCATGCAGGAGAACCGGTTACCGCCGGTGCACACCTTCGCCGGCATCAACCTGGCGTTCGGGCCCATGGGCCCGGTGATGCGGCGCTCGGGCGTGATCTTTCTGCGCCGCAAGATCGACGATCCGCTCTACCGGTACGTGCTGCGCCAGTTCGTCGGCTACATCGTCGAGAAGCGGTTCAACCTGAGCTGGTCGATCGAGGGCACCCGGTCGCGGACCGGAAAGATGTTGCCGCCCAAGCTCGGTCTGCTGACCTATGTGGCCGACGCCTACCTAGACGGGCGCAGCGAGGACATCCTGCTGCAGCCGGTGTCGATCAGCTTCGACCGCCTGCACGAGACCACCGAGTACGCGGCCTACGCGCGCGGCGGCGAGAAGACGCCCGAGAGCCTCTCGTGGATGTACAAGTTCATCAAGGCCCAGGGGGAGCGCAATTACGGCAAGATCTACGTCCGCTTCCCCGAAGCGGTGTCGATGCGCGACTACCTCGGCCCCCCGCACGGACCGCTGGCCACCGACGAAGCCGCCAAACGCCTCGCCCTGCAGAAGATGGCGTTCGAGGTGTGCTGGCGGATCCTGCGCGCCACCCCGGTCAACGCCACCGCTCTGGTCTCCGCGCTGCTGCTCACCGCGCGCGGGCTCGCGTTGACGCTCGACCAGATTCACCACTCGCTGCAGCCCTCCCTGGACTACCTCGAGCAGAAGCAGATTCCGATGACCAACAGCGCGTTGCGGCTGCGCACCCGGGAGGGGGTGCGCGCGGCGCTCGACGCGTTGTCGGACGGTCACCCGGTGACCTGCGTGGAGGGCGGCCGCGAACCGGTGTGGCGGATCGCCCCCGAGGACGAGCACGAGGCCTCCTTCTACCGCAACACGCTCATCGACGCGTTCCTGGAGACCTCGCTGGTCGAGTTGGCGCTGGTGCACGCCGGCCGCGCCGAGTCCGACCAGGTGGCGGCGTTCTGGACGCAGGTGATGCGGCTGCGGGATCTGCTGAAGTTCGACTTCTACTTCGCCGACTCGGCCGCGTTCCGCGAGCATGTCGCCGAGGAGCTGTCCTGGACCGACGATTGGGAAGCCGGCGTCACCGGCGGCGAGCAGCAGGTCGACGCCCTGCTGCTGAAGAAGTCGCCGCTGCTCGCCGGGGCCATGCTGCGCCCGTTCTTCGAGGCCTACGCCATCGTCGCCGAGGTGTTGCTCGACGCCCCGGTCGACCTCGACGACAAGGAGCTCACCCGCCGGGCGCTCGGGCTGGGCAACCAGTACTTCGCGCAGGGCCGCATCCGCAGCAACGACGCGGTGTCGGCGCTGCTGTTCGCCACCGCCCGGCAGGTGGCCGCCGACCAGAACCTGTTCACCCCCGCGCCGGATCTGCGGCAGCGGCGCCGGGCGTTCCGCGACGAGCTGCGCGGCATCCTGCGCGACATGGAACGCGTTGAGCAGATCTCGCTGCAGCAGTTCCTCGATCGCGAGCGCCGGCTGCGCCGCAGCGGTGAGGCGGACTGA